In Zetaproteobacteria bacterium, the genomic stretch CTCGACGACCAGATAGTCGCCGTCGTGGATGCCGGCGCCGATCATCGAGTCGCCGCTGACCAGCACCAGCACGGTGCGGGAAGGGTGATCCACCAGGTAGTCGTCGATGGTGATGGCGTCCTCGAGCAGCTCGTCGGCGGGGGAGGGGAAGCCTGCCGGGCTGTGGCCCACGATGGGCCGGGCGAAGAAGGCGGCGGTGGGTGCGAGCCTTCCGCCCGGCAGCTTGCGCAGCATGCCGCGCGCCACCATCCGATCCACGAACCTGGCCACGCCGGCCTTGGAACGGAAACCCAGTAGCCGACCCATGGCGGCATAGGAGGGGATCAGGCCATGCTCGGCCACATACTCGCGCAGCATGCCGAGGCGATCGTCGTCCGTGTGCCTGCCCATGCCGGAAGTATAGCGAACGATCGTTCGCCATGCAACGATGGTTTCCCCTGAATCATGGGTTTCCTGCGAAACCATCATCCCCTGAATTGGGTACTGGACAACCTCGCAATCGGTGGCACCGTTCGGGGGCGGGGTGTGCAAACCCATGTGTCGCGGCTGCCTGAACCGCTTCGGACGAAACGGGCAGCGACATCGTGCGACATCGGATCTGCGCACCGTACACTGACGGCCTGCGTGCAAGGATGCAGGCAGCCTCGATGACATCGCCCGCACACCGGGAGGGAGGAGGATCGCGACCATGCACCACACCGCCACGACTTCGAATACACCGCACACCCCTCGCGGGAGAGGAGGCGGCGCGGCGGCGACCGCGAATCTCCGCGGCATGGCATCGCCCCTTGCCCCGACCATTCCCGCCCTGCTGTTGATCGCCTTCTCTCTGCTGCTGACCCCCGCGATCGCACCGGCCGAGGACTACATCGAGCAGAACGCCAACGGCTCGATCAACTGGACCAAGGGCGAGATCCATGCCCGGGGGATCGGCGTCCCGCCCAAGCGCTACCTCAAGTTCCCCGCCCGGGCCCGGGCGATGGCCGTTCGCGCCGCCAAGGTCGATGCGCTGCGCAACCTGCTCGAGCAGATGCAGGGCGTTCGGGTCGAAGCGCAGACCCTGATGAAGGATGCCGCGGTCGAAAGCGATGCGGTACACACGAGCATGCAGGGGGTGGTGCACAACGCCTCGATGGTCGGGGCGCCCCACTACTACGAAGATGGATCGGTGGAGGTGGAGATGGCGGTCAACTACCGCGGCTCGGTGGCCCCGCCGGTCGCCCAAATGGTCAGCAAGAGGCTTGAACGCGAGGCGGGCGCCCGACCGCGCCCCCTTTCCCCTCCGCCGTCGGGCGACGGGGCGGAGCAGAATGCGATCACCGGCCTGATCATCGATGCGCGGGGGCTGGGGCTGCGCCCGGCGCTCGCGCCGAAGATCGTCGATACCCGGGGCCGCGTGCTCTACTCGGCGCTGGTCGTCGACCCGCAGCAGGGGGGTGATCTCGCCGCCTACGACCGCTCGCTGGAGCACGCCCGCGCCATGCCGCGTGCCGGTGCCCGGCCGATGGTGGTCAAGGGGGTCAAGGTACAGGACATCGGCGACGTGGTGATCAGCAGCGACGATGCCGACCGCCTCGACCGCACTCCGGGACTCAGCCGGGTGTTGCGTCAGGCCCGCGTGGTCATCGTCCTCTAGGAGCCACCCGTGCAGCTCCTCCATTCCGCCGCCGGCCACGCCATCCTCCCCGCCGTTCGATCGCTCCTGTTGCTGCTGCTGCTCGTTCCACCGCTCCACGCCGACGCCGACCCCGCCCTCGACAGCGCCCGCTTCCATCTTGCCGCCGCCGACCGCTACCTGGCCGACCATCAGCCCGCCCGGGCCCTTGCCGAATACGAGGCGGCCATCGCCCGCGACGGGCAGGGCTTCGCCGGTTGGCTGGGCAAGGCGGTCAGCCTGATCCGGCTCAAGAGGGAGGCCGAGGCGCGTCAGGCGCTGGAGGAGGCCGACGACCGGCAGAAGGGCAAGCAGCAGAAGCTGGCCCTGCTGCGCGCCCGGCTGGAGTACGCGGTCACCTTCAAGCCGAAACACTGGCTGCGCAGCGCCAAGGAGGCCTTCTTCAAGGCCAGGAAGATCGCCCCGCAAGAGGCCGACCTCCAGCTCTGGATCGCCCGCGCCATGCGCGACGGCGGCAAGCGGTCGGCGGCGCGGAAGCACTACAGCGAGGCGATCGCCATCGGCGGGCCGGCGGCGTTGACCGCCACCCGCGAGCTGCTGGCCATGCTGCGTCAGGAGGCGGCAGCCGCCGGCGGCAAAGGGGCGATCGCAGAGTTGGCCGAGCGTCCGAGTGTCGACCGCGCCACCCTGGCGGCGGTGCTGGTCGACCGGCTCCGGATCCAGCAGCGCTTTCCCCGCCGGAAACAGCACCGCCCCCTCCCCGACGATGCACGGAACAGCCCCTTCGCCTCGGCCATCGACACCCTGCTCAACCTGCAGATCGACGCCATCGAGCCTGACGCCCGGGGGGCGTTCCATCCCGATCGGCCGGTCACCCGCTTCGAGCTGGCCCGGTTGGCCGAGGAGTATCTGGTCTCGGCCACCGGCGATGATGAGCTCCACCGCGCCTTCGTCGGCGTGCCCAGCCCCTTCCCCGACCTCTCGTCCAACCACTACGCCTTCAACGCCGCCTTCCTCGCCGTCTCCCGCGGGCTGATGGCCCCGCCCGACCCGCTGACCGGAGCATTCGCCGGTGACCGTCCGGTGCGCGGCGTCGATCTGTTGCTGCTGCTCAACCGGCTGGGCGCCCTGCCACGGAGCGAATGAACCCCGCGGGAGGCGCCGCCCCCCACATCCGTACCGCGCGGATGCATCGCCTCCAGGCGCGTTGCGCCATGCTGCTCATCGCCCTCACCGCCCTGCCTGCGCCGCGCTCCGCCGACGCGGTCGATGAGACGCAGCGGGCGGCCGAGGCCGCCTTCGACCGACTGAACCGGGAGGCGGCCACAGCCTTCGGCCGGCTGCAGCAGCAGGCCGATGCCGCCTTCGCCGCGCAGGAGCAAGCCTGGCGCGCCTACACCGAGGCGCAGCAACGCGCCTTCGCCCGCTACAAGGCGGAGATCGAGGCGATCTGGGGTGCGGAGCAGTCCCGACTGCCGGGCAGGAAGAAGTGGGTCAGCTATGGAGCGGACCATCGCAGCCGCACCACTGTCGATTTCGAACGGGGCAAGGTCGAGGTCGACCTGCTGCTGGAGGGGAAGAAACCTGCGGACGAATCGCAGATCCGGCGCCGGCTGGCCGACCGGCTGGCCGCCGCCATCGCCCGTCCGGCGCGTGAGGATCCGCTGCTCGAAGTCCCAGCTCCGCCCGGCGCCGCCACCTCCCATCGGCCGATCCTGCCGCTCGCAGGGGAGTTGAAGACCACCGACGGCACGCCGGTGGACGCGGACAACGCCGCCGCCTTCGCCCGCCGGATCGCCGCCCGGGCGACGATCCGGCGCAAACGGATCCAGACCCCCGCCGGGGAGAAGGGGATGGTCTCGCTCACCCTGCCGCTGCCGCCGGACCACATGCTCCGGCGGGCGGAGCGGTTCCGTCCGCAGGTGGAGGCCAATGCCGCCCGCTGGGGGCTGCCCGCCGCCTTGGTCTTCGGTGTGATCGAAACGGAGAGCGCCTTCAACCCGATGGCCCGCTCCAACGTCCCCGCCTTCGGGCTGATGCAACTGGTCCCCCGCACCGGCGCGCGCGACGCCTACCGGAAGGTTTACGGAGAGGATAAAATCGTCACTCCCGAATACCTCTACGACCCGGATCACAACATCGCGCTCGGCACCGCCTACCTCGCCTTGCTGCAGAGCAGGGAGATGCGCCGAATCCGGGATCCGCAAAGCCGGCTCTTCTGCACCATCGCCGCCTACAACACCGGAGGCGGCAACGTGGCGCGCGCCTTCATCCCGGGCAGCCGCAACATCCAGCGGGCGGCGGCCCGCATCAACCGCATGCGTCCCGATCAGGTCTTCCAACAACTGCGCACCCGCCTCCCCTACCCGGAGACACGCGACTACGTGGTGCTGGTCCGCAACCGGATGGCGCGCTATCGGGCATGGGAGCGATGACGACTTCGCAAGAAGTCGTCATCCGCGGCCAGGACGGCCGCGCAAAACCGGAGCTTGCACATGCAAGCGGCGGTTTTGTAAGGCGATCGAAGAGCGCGCTCTGCGATCGCCGTCAAGCAAAAAGTCCACGGACGGACTTTTTGCGATGGAATCACCAATGACGCCCTCACGACGATATGAACGCCGGGCGGGCGGGGCGCGCCCGCCCTCACCTCCCCCGCCGCCGGGCGCCGCTCTTCTCCGCGCCCCCCACCGCTCCGCCGCCCGGTTGCGCGATCTGGGGATCTCCGCCCTGCTGGTATGCGCCCTCCTCTTCACGACGCCGTGGGGATCGGCCGCCGCCGGGGAGGTCGATCTGCTGCTCAAGCAGGTGCAGCAGCGGCTCGACAAGCAGCAGTGGGATCGTGCCCGATCGCTGCTCGAACGGGCCAAGCGCACCGATCGGCTCAACGCCGACGTCTACCGCCTCTACGGCCTCTTCTACGAACTGCAGCGACAGTTCCGCAAGGCGCGTACCAGCTACCGCCATGCGGTGATGCTGGACAAGGGGAACGTGCGGGCGCTCATCGGCCTTGCCCGGGTCTACAAACAGTTGGGCTCGCCAATCGATGCGGTGCCGGTCTACAACAAGCTCGCCGACGTCGATGCCGACAACGCCATCCGCTGGAGGCTCAAGGCCGCGGAGATCTATGTGGAGCAGGGCAAGCAGGCGGCGGAGAAATACCTCAAGCAGGTGTTGCGGGAGCAGCCCGACAACCGGCAGGCGCTGGCGCTGATGGTCCGCCTCTACAACGCCGTCGGGATGCGGGCGATCGCCCGCCGCTACCAGAAGCGGCTCGACCGGCTGATGGCGGAGGAGGCCCCTCCCAACCCCGCCGCGCCGGTCGTTGCCACGCAAAGGGAGCCAAAGGAGCAGAAGGAGCGCAAACCGCACCACACGATGACAATCGCCGCATCATCCGCCGGCGACGGTCCGGCGCCATCCCCAAAGGCGCGGGAGGAGGCGCTGCATCCTGTGCCACCACCGGCGCGGAAGAAGAGTCCTCCGCCCACCGGACACCACTACAACGAAGGCGAGCTGGCGATACGCGACATCGAGGACCAGATACGCGATCTGCGCCAGGCGATCCAGGAACAGGAGCAGATGATCGGCGCCGCCCAGGACCGGCTGCGCATCCAGGAGGCGGAGCTCGACATCCGCCGCGGCAAGGAGCAGCGGCTGCGTGAGAAGAAGGATGAGGCGCTGGCCAAGCTGCAGCAGTTGGAGGCGCTCGCCCACGACGATCCGAGCATCTCCACCGAGAACGCCAGAGAGCGCTACCAGCAGCAGCTGAGCGCCTATAAGAACGCCCGTCAGGAGCGCCTCTCCCTGGAAGAGGCGATCACGCTCGGCCAGGGCAAGATCCGCGGGGCGGCCGCCACCCTCGAACGGCTCAAGGAGCAGATGGGCGAGCTGGAGATGCAGGCGCGCGCCGCCCGGCAGGAGGCGCTGCGCCGACGAATCGAACGCGAACAGACCGTCACCGCGCACGGGGAAGTCAGTTGCGGCGACTACAGCATCAAGGTGTGCAGGCAGATGGCCTTGGAGGAGGCCAAGCGCAACGCGGTGGAAAAGGGCAGCGCCGTGGTGATCGACTCGCTGACCGAGATGAAGGATATGGAGCTGACCCGCGACGAAGTGCGCTCCCGGGTGCAGGCCACGCTGATCCGCACCGAGGTGGTCGACAAGGGGATGATCGGCGAGAGCGGCTACTTCTACGACATCCGCGCGGTGGTCAAGGGAAAGATGCCGCCGCAGGGGCTCTCCAGCGGGCCGGCAAACGCCCCGGATGCCGCCAAAGCAGACGACGGGGGGGAGCCACCCCGGCGTAAGGTCCACCTCTACGTCACCCCGACACCCGGTTACGCCACCGTCACGCTGCAGGGGGTCGATGCCCGTTACGTCCCTGGCATCGCGCTCCCTCCCGGGCGCTACACCATCCGGGTCGAGGCGGCCGGCTACCAGCCGATCACCCAGCAGGTGGTGTTGCAGAAGAGCGACATGACCGTCCCCATCGTCATGACCCGGGTGAGCGAGAATCCGCCCGATCCTGCTCCCGCCGCGCCGGCGGCGCGGCCGGCCCTGCCCCGGAAGCCCGTCCCCCAGGCGGCGAGGCGCCCCTGCCCCCGGCGGGCGCGGAAGCTGATCTCCAAGGCCAAGCTCACCTATGCGCCCAATGTCGCCTACCGGTTGCTGGTCAAGGCGGAGGAGATCTGCCCCTCGTCGCCCGAGCTCCACTACCTGATGGGGAACCTCCTCGCCCACCGCGGCCAGCCGGGGGATCTCGACCGCGCCCTCGACCAGTTCCTCATGACGCGAAGCCTGGCCCCCGGCTACCCCGGAATCGACAACCGTATCCAACAGATCAAGTTGCGGTTGCAGCAACGCAAGCAGGGGTTGCGCAGCGTGCTGAAGGCACTGCTTGAGTAGAGCGCGGCATGGAGATCGGCCGCCCCCGCCTGCCCGGCGGTTGGCGTGCGGGAGCGGCGGCCCTCGCCCTCGCCCTTGCTTCCGCCGCACATGCCGCTCCGATGCCTGGTGGAGTCGCAGTGGTCTCCCTGCTGCAGGGAGCAGCGGAGGTTCGCCCCGATACCGCCGCCGCCTGGCGGCCGCTCGCCCTGCACGACCGGATCGGCCGCGGGGCGGAGGTACGCATGGTCCCATCCGCGGAGGGACGCCTCGAGCTCACCCTGCCGGATCGAAGCCGACTGCGACTGAAGGCCCCCGCCCGTATCCGGCTCGATACCCTCGCCCCGGCGGAGCGCGGCGGAGTGCTGCTCCGCCTGCTGCGCGGCCATGCCTGGTCGTCGGTGCGCAAGGCCCTCTCCGGGATCCGCCACTACCGCATCGCCACCGGCACGGCGGTGCTCGGCGTGCGCGGCACCCGCTTCGACACCGCCGTCGCCCCCGACCGCAGCGTCGATGTGCGCCTCTTCACCGGCAGCGTGGGGATCGCCTCCCCGTCACGTGCCGACCGGGTGGAGCAGGGGGTGCCCACGACGGGCGCCGTCCGCCCGCCGAGGGAGATCGCCGCTCCGCGCGAGATCGCCCCACCGCGGGAGGTCTCCCTCCACGACTGGCTGCTGGTGCTGAAATCGATGCAACGGCTCCACATCACCGCCGACGGCACCCCGGGCCGTCCCGCCGCTATGGAAATGGCGCGGCAAATGGGCGATCCCTGGATCCGCTGGAATCTCGAACGGGACCGCCGGCTGAACGGAAACGAATGACCGCTTCGCGTCATGCCGTCCGCGGCCAGGGAGGGCCGCGCAAACCGGTCGCTTGCTGGCAGCAGCCGCCGGCTCCACGGAGGGATCCTTTGCGATGGAAACGACCATGATCCACCCGTCCGAACCCCACGCCACCGACCGCCCCCTGGAGGAGCCCCCCACCCGCGGCCGTGACGCAACGCGCCTCTGCGCGCTGCTGCTCGCCGTCGGCCTCCTCGGCGGCTGCGCCGCCGCCGGCAAAAGCGGCTTCGTCGCCATGCCGTCCCTCTCCACATCGAGCCAGAAGAGCGAGCCGGCACCGACCACGCCGGGGGCACCGAAGGTCGAGCTGCCCGAGCGGGTGGCGGTGCTGCCGTTCCTCAACCGGACCAAGGCGGACGAGGCCTTCGACATCATGCGCAAGACCATCTTCAACCACCTCTCCACCCGCAACTACCGCCTGCCCCATCTGCACGATGTCGACCAGCGGCTGGCCGCGGCAGGCTGGAGCGACCCGGCGGCGATCGAGCAGGTGGATACCGGCAAGCTCGCCGACACCCTGGGGGTCGACGGGGTACTCTACGGTGAGATCACCCACTTCGACCGCATCTATCTCGGCATCTACGCCCAGATCGCGGTCGGCGTGCGGCTGCGGCTGGTCGCCCGCGACGGCCGCGAGGTCTGGCGCGGCGAGGATACGGTGCGCACCCACGCCGGGGGGGTCTCGATGACCCCGGTCGGGCTGATCCTCAACGCCCTCACCGCCGCCGCCCACCTGCGCGAGGTCAACATGTACCGCGCCGCCGACGACCTGGCCCGCGAACTGATCCCCAAAATCCCGATGCCGCCGCGGATGGGCTCGGTGGCGCCGCCGCGCATCCTCCAGGTGGTGCACGACGGCGTCGGCCGCATCCTGCACTACGGCGACCGGTTGAAGGTGGCGATGGAGGGCGACCCCAACCGGAAGGGGTTCGTCCGCATCGAGGGGTGGCGAAGCTTCGACCTGCGTGAGGAGCCGAAGGGGTTCTACAGCGCGGAGATCACCATCCCGCCGAAGGTGAACATCCGGCAGGCGGCGCTAACCGGGGTGCTGGCCGACGACAACGGCCTCGAGAGCAGCCAGGTCTCCCCCCTCGGGTTGATCACCATCGACAACCAGCCGCCGGCGCCGGTGGAGGGGCTCACCGCCACCGCCACCGGCGAGGCGATCCGGTTGCAGTGGCGCTCACCCGACCGGGACATCTACGCCTTCGCCGTCGCCCGCGCCGACCACGCTCTCGGCCCCTTCACCCCGATCGGTCGCAGCAAGGATGCGCGCTTCACCGACCGGGCCGTGCGCCCCTTCGCCACCTACTACTACCGGGTGGCGGCCATCGATCTCGCCGGCAACCGGGGTGAGGCGGTCACCGTCCCGGCCCGGCTGCTGCCCGACCCCCGCTTCGCCGAGGCCGCCCCGCTCGCCTCCCCGCTGGGGGGCGAGCTGCACGGCCTCCATGTGTTGCGGGCCGCCGACGGCCCCTTCCGGCTGCAGCAGCCGCTGCGGGTCGCTCCGGACGGGGTGCTGCTGGTCGAGCCCGGCGTCTCGATCGTCGCCGGCGACCAGGGGGCGCTGAGGATCGAGGGTACGCTGCGCATGGCCGGCACCAGCACGGCACCGATCCGGCTGCAGGGAGGGCGGGGAATCACCCTGGCCGGCACCGCCCCGGTGGTGATCGAACAGGCCACCATCGCGCAGGCGGCCATCGCCTTCACCATCCAGGCCGGCGCGCCGCGCATCCACCGCTGTCGCATCATCGACAGCCGCTATTCGGCCTTCGACATCCAGGGGGTGAGCCGGCCGCAGATCCTGGAGAACGAGATCGCCGGCGCCTCCTCCGGCGCGGTGGTGGTCTCCGGCCGGGCGCAGCCGGTGCTCCACGGCAACCTGCTGCACGACAACCAGCCGTTCCACCTCCAGAACGGCTCGGTCTACCGCATCGACGCCACCGGCAATCGCTGGCGGCCGCCGGCCGGGCCGACCACCATCCTGGGGGATGTCGACTACAGCGGAGCACAGCCATGATCGCTCCGCGTGAGGCCCTCATCGCGGCGCCGGCGTGCCGCGCAAGGGCGGGGCTTGCGCAGGCACGCGCCTGTTGCGCCGGGCGGTCGGGCAAGGCGCGGTCGCAAGGGGCGCGCCTCGGTCGCCGCCCGGGCAATGGACCGGCCCGGAATCCCCTGCCCCTGCTTTCGCTGCTGCTGCTGTCGGCGGCACTCCCCCTCCCCTGCGCCGCCGCACAGCCTGAAGCCGACTACATCGAGATGACCGGCACCGAGGGGGGGATCAACTGGACCCGGGCCACCGTCGAGGCGCGGGGGATCGGGGTGCCGCCGGAGCGGGCGCGCTTCCAGGCCAGGCGCAACGCCCTCGCCTGCAGGGCCGCCAAGGTGGACGCCCAACGCAACCTGCTGGAGAGCACCAAGGGGGTGCGCATCGACGGCAGAACCCTGATCCGCGACGCCATGGTGGAGAGCGACCTGGTGCAGAGCTCGGTCAGCGGAACCCTGCGCGCCGGCAGCCGCGTCGTCGCACGCCGGCTGCTGCCCGACGGCTCGTGCGAGGTGACCATGCGCATGCCGCTGCAGGGGTCGATCGCCAGCGCGGTCTACGGCATGGAGCGCGACCAGGGTCGCAACGGCGCACTCCGGCGCTGGATCGGCCGGATCGTGCCGGCCGCCGCCGACTGGCTCATCCCGCCGGTGGCGGCGGCGACCGCACCCGTGGCACCGAGCTGGCAGGACGAGCTGCGCAAGCTCGACCTGCGGCTGACGCGCATCGAGAAGTGGCTGGGTGACCACCGCGACCGCTGGGGCGCGATCGCCGCCGAGGGAGCGCCGACCGGGCTGGTCATCGATGCCCGCGGCTCCAACTTCATCCCCTCGATGTCGCCCAAAATCATCCAACTGCGCGGCGGGGTGCTCTACCCCGACGCCCGGGTGCGCCGGGAGGCGGCCCGCCACGGCGTGCTGATCTCGCTCTTCATGCGCGACCTGATGATGGCCCAGAAGCACCCCCGCGTGGGGGAGCGGCCGCTGGTGCTCAAGGCGCTGCGTACCTGGGGGAAGACCCGCACCGCGCTGGTGCTGGGCAAGGAGGCATCCGCCCGCCTGAAGGAGCTGATCGCCAAGGGCTTCCTCGACCACGCCGCCGTCATCGTGGTGATGGACTGATGGGGTCGCGCGTCAGCGTCGTGAAGGGGTGCTTCGCGAGACGCCGGCATCCGCGCCCGAGCGGGGGCTGTGGCGCCCCGCTCATGGAGCACGGACGGAACCAGGCGGGTGGGCGGAGCCGTTGTAGGGCGCGGCCGGCCCTGCTCCTGCTCGCCGCCCTCCTGCTGCTGCCGGGGCTGGCCTCTGCGGCACCGGCGCCGGGCGTGGTGACGGTGCTCAAGGGCAAGGCGGACAAGCAGCACCGACAGCAGGGCGACTGGCGCCGGTTGGCGCGCAGGGATCCCGTCGCCTCCGGCGACCGGGTGCGCACCCGCGCGGCGTCGCTGGCCGAGGTCACCCTCCATCGAGGCAAGCAGACCATCCGTCTCGGCCCCAACTCGCTGGTCGACTTCTCCGCGGTCTTCGCCGAAGGGGAGCGGACGGTGAGCGCGTTGACCCTCGAGGAGGGGGATCTCTGGGCCGAGGTCGACGAACTGGGCGAGGAGTCCAGCTTCGACCTCTCCAGCAAGGCGGCCCGCGCCACCGTCCGCGGCACCATCTTCAGTGTCCATGCCGACGAGGAGGGCACCACCACGCTCAATGTCTACCGGGGCAAGGTGGAGGTGCGCGGCGCCCCCTCCCCCGCCGCGGCCGGCGGGGGGGCGATCGCCGGCCCGCGCGAGGTCGCCGGCCCGCGCGAGATCACCCTCCACCAGTGGGTCCGGCTCGTCGGACGCATGCAGCAGATCGTGGTCGACCGCAACGGTGGCTGGCGCATCCGCGACATCGACGCGCACGAGGGGTTCACCGCCCGCTGGATGGAGTGGAACCGCAGCCTGACCGAAGCGGATCCCACGAAGGCACGACAACCCGCTCCGCACCGTCAGCCGTGACCGGTGCCCTCCCCCACCGACACTGATCCGCCG encodes the following:
- a CDS encoding LexA family transcriptional regulator; protein product: MGRHTDDDRLGMLREYVAEHGLIPSYAAMGRLLGFRSKAGVARFVDRMVARGMLRKLPGGRLAPTAAFFARPIVGHSPAGFPSPADELLEDAITIDDYLVDHPSRTVLVLVSGDSMIGAGIHDGDYLVVE
- a CDS encoding DUF3393 domain-containing protein; translation: MNPAGGAAPHIRTARMHRLQARCAMLLIALTALPAPRSADAVDETQRAAEAAFDRLNREAATAFGRLQQQADAAFAAQEQAWRAYTEAQQRAFARYKAEIEAIWGAEQSRLPGRKKWVSYGADHRSRTTVDFERGKVEVDLLLEGKKPADESQIRRRLADRLAAAIARPAREDPLLEVPAPPGAATSHRPILPLAGELKTTDGTPVDADNAAAFARRIAARATIRRKRIQTPAGEKGMVSLTLPLPPDHMLRRAERFRPQVEANAARWGLPAALVFGVIETESAFNPMARSNVPAFGLMQLVPRTGARDAYRKVYGEDKIVTPEYLYDPDHNIALGTAYLALLQSREMRRIRDPQSRLFCTIAAYNTGGGNVARAFIPGSRNIQRAAARINRMRPDQVFQQLRTRLPYPETRDYVVLVRNRMARYRAWER